One window of the Haloarcula halobia genome contains the following:
- a CDS encoding aldo/keto reductase — translation MEYVTLGQSDLEVSRIALGLWNISGGSDWDRTDRDQAIETIHTAVDEGITFLDTAEVYGDGYSEEVLGEALESLDRDDVVVATKVYQNHLSYEDVKASCEASLDRLGTDYVDVFYVHYQDPETPFEETARAFRELQDEGKIRYPAVSNTGVNDLETTVSELDVVANQLPLNLLWRAIEYEVADACRDAGVDIVAYSPLGMGLLTGKYSTIDEYPEGRMRTRHFSSDRPEARHGESGVEDLVFDTVRRVEDICDEYDRDIVQVALAWPLHQDGVACAIAGASSPEHVRDNAAAVDVDLSDDILADLDEATAELKEALGTNPDPWNHRYN, via the coding sequence ATGGAGTACGTAACTCTCGGCCAGAGCGACCTCGAAGTGAGTCGCATCGCGCTCGGACTCTGGAACATCAGCGGCGGGTCGGACTGGGACCGGACGGACCGCGACCAGGCGATCGAGACCATCCACACGGCCGTCGACGAGGGCATCACCTTCCTCGACACGGCGGAGGTCTACGGCGACGGCTACTCCGAGGAGGTCCTGGGCGAGGCCCTCGAATCGCTCGACAGGGACGACGTCGTCGTCGCGACGAAGGTCTACCAGAACCACCTCTCATACGAGGACGTGAAGGCGTCCTGCGAGGCGAGCCTCGACCGCCTCGGGACCGACTACGTCGACGTGTTCTACGTCCACTACCAGGACCCGGAGACGCCGTTCGAGGAGACGGCGCGCGCGTTCCGCGAACTGCAAGACGAGGGGAAGATCCGCTACCCGGCCGTCTCCAACACGGGCGTCAACGACCTCGAGACGACCGTCTCCGAACTCGACGTGGTGGCGAACCAGCTCCCCCTCAACCTGCTGTGGCGAGCGATCGAGTACGAGGTCGCCGACGCCTGCCGGGACGCCGGCGTGGACATCGTCGCCTACAGCCCGCTCGGGATGGGGCTGCTCACCGGGAAGTACTCCACCATCGACGAGTACCCGGAGGGGCGGATGCGGACGCGGCACTTCTCGAGCGACCGCCCCGAGGCGAGACACGGCGAGTCGGGCGTCGAGGACCTGGTGTTCGACACCGTCCGCCGGGTCGAGGACATCTGCGACGAGTACGACCGCGACATCGTGCAGGTCGCGCTGGCCTGGCCGCTCCACCAGGACGGCGTCGCCTGTGCCATCGCCGGCGCGAGCAGCCCCGAACACGTCAGGGACAACGCGGCCGCCGTCGACGTCGACCTCTCCGACGACATCCTCGCCGACTTGGACGAGGCGACGGCCGAACTGAAGGAGGCGCTGGGCACGAACCCGGACCCCTGGAACCACCGATACAACTGA
- a CDS encoding DMT family transporter, which yields MSKASTTGLFLLLGLIWGGSFVAIEVGLADFPPLLFASFRFYLAGAVMLGYAVVSTDHWRPHRNDEWLVVGIAGGLLIAGTHAFLYLGVPYISGAVAAIIISFSPVLTAVFASALLGDRLTAVGLVGFACGLVGIGLVSQPDPSNLLSANVVGVSLVFVAATFWALGAVLTRPFRTAIPVQSLQAWAMLTGAPLLHVTAIARGEALAAITWTPIVAGSLAYLGLIAGAVAFLIYFELLDRVGAAEINLIGYLEPVAATGLSYLLLGRVIGLPVVAGFVAIFVGFVLIKRTAIRKSIVSATSL from the coding sequence ATGAGTAAGGCGTCGACGACGGGGCTGTTCCTGCTGCTCGGACTCATCTGGGGCGGCTCATTCGTCGCCATCGAGGTCGGACTGGCGGACTTCCCGCCGCTGCTCTTTGCGTCCTTCCGGTTCTATCTCGCGGGCGCCGTCATGCTCGGCTACGCGGTCGTCTCGACCGACCACTGGCGCCCCCATCGAAACGACGAGTGGCTCGTCGTCGGCATCGCGGGCGGCCTGCTGATCGCGGGGACGCACGCGTTCCTGTACCTCGGTGTGCCGTACATCTCCGGTGCCGTCGCCGCCATCATCATCAGTTTCAGCCCGGTGCTGACCGCCGTCTTCGCCAGCGCGCTCCTCGGTGATCGACTCACCGCCGTCGGCCTCGTCGGGTTCGCGTGTGGCCTCGTGGGCATCGGGCTGGTCAGCCAGCCCGACCCGTCGAACCTGCTGTCGGCGAACGTCGTCGGCGTCAGCCTGGTGTTCGTGGCCGCCACCTTCTGGGCGCTCGGCGCCGTGCTCACCCGGCCGTTCCGGACCGCCATTCCGGTACAGAGTCTGCAGGCCTGGGCGATGCTGACCGGTGCACCGCTGTTGCACGTGACCGCGATCGCACGTGGCGAGGCGCTCGCTGCGATCACCTGGACGCCGATCGTCGCGGGGTCGCTCGCGTATCTGGGGCTGATCGCCGGCGCGGTCGCGTTTCTCATCTACTTCGAGCTGCTCGACCGCGTCGGCGCCGCCGAGATCAACCTCATCGGCTACCTCGAACCGGTCGCAGCGACGGGACTCAGCTACCTGCTGCTCGGACGGGTGATCGGCCTGCCGGTCGTCGCGGGGTTCGTCGCGATCTTCGTCGGCTTCGTCCTGATAAAGCGCACTGCGATACGGAAGTCGATCGTCTCGGCCACCAGCCTGTAG
- a CDS encoding CoA-acylating methylmalonate-semialdehyde dehydrogenase, with the protein MVDQVQLPGHGTVRNYADGEWREVDGDEDQTVTNPATGETLATVAFSDAATVDDVVGTALDAFETWSERPVEDRIQPLFRFKQLLEENQDELADLLVSEHGKTRSEALGEIRRGIENVEVACGIPSMMQSGTLLNAAPDIDESAVRKPLGVFTAVTPFNFPAMIPLWFMPYAVATGNSFVLKPSERDPLTAQRMFELVDEAGFPDGVVNLVNGGEDTVNALLEHPDVAGVSFVGSTPVAEYVYETAAANGKRVQAQGGAKNHIIVTENADLEFAAEKTVGSSFANAGQRCLANPVAVVEDAVYDEFADLVVERADAMRVGNGLDDDTDMGPLVSPAAKQRVVNYIQTGVEEGATLLLDGRETDGDGRQETFLEPTVFGDVTSDMTIAREEIFGPVLALVRVSDFDEAIATHNQSPFGNAASLFTNDGGEARRFRHESTAGNLGVNVGTAAPMAFFHFGGRKDSFFGDLHAQGEDMIHFYTDKTIYIERWPDA; encoded by the coding sequence ATGGTCGATCAGGTACAACTGCCGGGCCACGGTACGGTGCGTAATTACGCCGACGGCGAGTGGCGTGAGGTCGATGGCGACGAGGACCAGACCGTCACGAACCCCGCGACGGGCGAGACGCTGGCGACGGTCGCGTTCAGCGACGCGGCGACCGTCGACGACGTCGTCGGGACAGCACTGGACGCGTTCGAGACGTGGAGCGAGCGCCCCGTCGAGGACCGGATCCAGCCGCTCTTTCGATTCAAACAGCTGCTCGAGGAGAACCAGGACGAGCTCGCCGACCTGCTGGTGAGCGAACACGGGAAGACCCGCTCGGAGGCGCTCGGAGAGATACGCCGGGGCATCGAGAACGTCGAGGTCGCCTGTGGCATCCCCTCGATGATGCAGTCCGGGACCCTGCTCAACGCGGCGCCCGACATCGACGAGAGCGCCGTCCGCAAGCCGCTGGGCGTGTTCACGGCCGTCACGCCGTTCAACTTCCCGGCGATGATCCCCCTGTGGTTCATGCCCTACGCCGTCGCGACCGGCAACTCGTTCGTGCTAAAGCCAAGCGAGCGCGACCCACTGACTGCACAGCGCATGTTCGAACTCGTCGACGAGGCGGGGTTCCCGGACGGCGTCGTGAACCTGGTCAACGGCGGGGAAGACACCGTCAACGCGTTGCTCGAGCACCCGGACGTCGCCGGCGTCTCGTTCGTCGGCAGCACCCCGGTCGCCGAGTACGTCTACGAGACGGCCGCCGCGAACGGGAAGCGCGTGCAGGCCCAGGGCGGCGCGAAGAACCACATCATCGTCACGGAGAACGCCGACCTCGAGTTCGCGGCCGAGAAGACCGTGGGCTCGTCCTTCGCGAACGCCGGCCAGCGGTGCCTGGCGAACCCGGTCGCGGTCGTCGAGGACGCCGTCTACGACGAGTTCGCGGACCTCGTCGTCGAGCGCGCGGACGCAATGCGCGTGGGGAACGGCCTGGACGACGACACCGACATGGGCCCGCTCGTCTCACCGGCGGCCAAGCAACGCGTCGTCAACTACATCCAGACCGGCGTCGAGGAGGGCGCGACGCTCCTGCTCGACGGGCGGGAGACCGACGGCGACGGGCGTCAGGAGACGTTCCTCGAACCGACCGTCTTCGGCGACGTGACGTCGGACATGACGATCGCCCGGGAGGAGATCTTCGGGCCGGTCCTCGCGCTCGTCCGGGTGTCCGACTTCGACGAGGCCATCGCGACCCACAACCAGAGTCCCTTTGGCAACGCCGCCAGCCTGTTCACCAACGACGGGGGCGAGGCGCGCCGCTTCCGCCACGAATCCACGGCCGGCAACCTCGGTGTCAACGTCGGGACGGCGGCGCCGATGGCGTTCTTCCACTTCGGCGGTCGGAAAGACTCGTTCTTCGGCGACCTGCACGCGCAGGGCGAGGACATGATCCACTTTTATACCGACAAGACGATCTACATCGAGCGCTGGCCCGACGCCTGA
- a CDS encoding LLM class flavin-dependent oxidoreductase has protein sequence MDIGVCLFNGLQHPDDDRPLTAVYDDMIDLVTTADEVGLESAWVSAHHFTPEGYMSSLLPTLGAFAGATENISLGTSMLLAPLHDSVRVAEDAATLSLLSDGRVTLGVTNGYRDEEFEQFGVDKRDRALKTEEAIRVARNAWSDGPLGFDPRFHSVTADATVTPKPVDPPRITLGGTAKPAVRRAAMLGDGWTAPETLPFEEITKRVRYQRRLREAEKLDREFTTYVQRYCFVDDSAEAAWERFREPLFYMQRKYDEYSADEPIEELSAERKRHMEEQAIVGTPSEVAREVGRFQEELGDDVHVLLRPYVPGLEADEVRTCIERLGDEVVPAVQ, from the coding sequence ATGGATATCGGCGTTTGCCTGTTCAATGGGCTACAGCACCCGGACGACGACCGCCCGCTGACGGCGGTCTACGACGACATGATCGACCTCGTCACGACGGCGGACGAGGTCGGCCTCGAGAGCGCGTGGGTCTCGGCCCACCACTTCACGCCGGAGGGGTACATGTCGAGTCTCCTCCCGACACTCGGGGCGTTCGCCGGGGCGACCGAGAACATCTCGCTCGGAACGTCGATGCTACTCGCGCCGCTGCACGACTCTGTGCGCGTCGCCGAGGACGCCGCGACGCTGAGCCTCCTCTCGGACGGTCGGGTGACGCTCGGAGTGACCAACGGCTACCGGGACGAGGAGTTCGAGCAGTTCGGGGTCGACAAGCGCGACCGGGCCCTCAAGACCGAGGAGGCGATCCGCGTCGCCCGGAATGCCTGGAGCGACGGCCCGCTCGGGTTCGACCCCCGCTTCCACTCGGTCACTGCTGACGCTACCGTGACCCCAAAGCCCGTCGATCCGCCCAGAATCACGCTCGGCGGGACCGCGAAACCGGCCGTCCGGCGTGCGGCGATGCTCGGCGACGGGTGGACGGCGCCCGAGACCCTCCCGTTCGAGGAGATCACGAAGCGCGTCCGCTACCAGCGACGGCTCCGCGAGGCCGAGAAACTCGACCGCGAGTTCACCACGTACGTCCAGCGGTACTGTTTCGTCGACGACTCCGCCGAGGCGGCCTGGGAACGGTTCCGCGAGCCACTCTTCTACATGCAGCGCAAGTACGACGAGTACTCCGCGGACGAACCGATCGAGGAGCTCTCGGCCGAACGGAAACGACACATGGAGGAGCAGGCGATCGTGGGGACGCCGTCCGAGGTCGCCCGGGAGGTCGGTCGCTTCCAGGAGGAACTGGGTGACGACGTGCACGTGCTGTTGCGCCCCTACGTGCCGGGGCTGGAAGCCGACGAGGTCCGTACGTGCATCGAGCGGCTTGGCGACGAGGTCGTGCCGGCGGTCCAGTAA
- a CDS encoding cupin domain-containing protein, whose amino-acid sequence MEPVPFDDAETYEPDAGWRRVAMAGSESFSFEWFEKPPGHSSPMHDHENEQVCLCLAGELTVVTDDDAVTLEAYDSVWLEANERHRVENTGQTRAVGIDAFAPGRSFDFWLDREAE is encoded by the coding sequence ATGGAACCAGTCCCGTTCGACGACGCCGAGACCTACGAGCCGGATGCCGGGTGGCGCCGCGTGGCGATGGCCGGGAGCGAGTCGTTCTCCTTCGAGTGGTTCGAGAAGCCACCCGGGCACTCCTCGCCGATGCACGACCACGAGAACGAGCAGGTCTGTCTCTGCCTCGCCGGCGAGCTCACGGTGGTCACCGACGACGACGCCGTGACGCTCGAAGCGTACGACTCGGTGTGGCTCGAGGCGAACGAGCGCCACCGCGTCGAGAACACCGGCCAGACCCGCGCGGTCGGCATCGACGCCTTCGCGCCGGGGCGTTCGTTCGACTTCTGGCTCGACCGGGAGGCGGAGTGA
- a CDS encoding SDR family NAD(P)-dependent oxidoreductase, with protein MPEDLTGETAVVTGSSSGIGAAIAKRYAAAGANVVTNSRSYDRAKSTADEIEADGGAAIAVEADVTDRDEMDDLVAAAIDEFGSVDVMVNNAGTTVIDSAMEMDPEDWQQVVDINLTGVFFGAQAAGNQMIEQETGGQIINVGSIFGEIGVQGRAPYNATKGGVHNLTRALAVELAEHDIGVNALAPGFIKTAMDEQTRESDDEDEDEDPPDRSDWPYYGYEDQHIRNRVPLDRYGSVEEMANCALFLAAGDHYMTGEVLTADGGWLAFGWGSKGT; from the coding sequence ATGCCAGAGGACCTCACAGGAGAGACGGCGGTAGTCACCGGATCGAGCAGCGGCATCGGCGCAGCCATCGCGAAGCGATACGCGGCGGCCGGCGCGAACGTCGTGACGAACTCGCGCTCGTACGACCGGGCGAAGTCGACGGCCGACGAGATCGAAGCCGACGGCGGCGCCGCCATCGCGGTCGAGGCGGACGTGACCGACCGCGACGAGATGGACGACCTCGTCGCGGCGGCCATCGACGAGTTCGGCTCGGTCGACGTGATGGTCAACAACGCCGGGACGACGGTCATCGACTCAGCCATGGAGATGGACCCGGAGGACTGGCAACAGGTCGTCGACATCAACCTCACCGGCGTGTTCTTCGGTGCGCAGGCCGCAGGCAACCAGATGATAGAACAGGAGACGGGCGGCCAGATCATCAACGTCGGGAGCATCTTCGGCGAGATAGGCGTGCAGGGACGCGCCCCCTACAACGCGACGAAGGGCGGCGTACACAACCTGACTCGAGCGCTAGCCGTCGAACTGGCCGAACACGACATCGGCGTCAACGCCCTCGCGCCGGGGTTCATCAAGACCGCGATGGACGAACAGACCAGGGAGAGCGACGACGAGGACGAGGACGAGGACCCCCCCGACCGGTCGGACTGGCCCTACTACGGCTACGAGGACCAGCACATCCGCAACCGCGTGCCGCTGGACCGCTACGGCTCTGTCGAGGAGATGGCGAACTGCGCGCTGTTTCTCGCGGCGGGCGACCACTACATGACCGGCGAAGTGCTGACAGCCGACGGCGGCTGGCTGGCGTTCGGCTGGGGCAGCAAGGGGACCTGA
- a CDS encoding D-2-hydroxyacid dehydrogenase: protein MSAIDVLVLRQETHGLPVSDYAADLRERLPDATVEVARTPKEERDLVPEARVITSVEFDTELLDRAENLELFAGVAAGYEHLPLDALAANGVAVTNASGIHAPNIAEQVMGYVLQHTRNLDVGRHRQERREWRHFQSDELMGSTVTIVGLGAIGEAIAERVQAFGVDTIGVRYTPEKGGPTDEVIGFDDEAFHAALAETDHLLIASPLTETTRGLVDAEAFKTLPPHAYLVNVGRGPIVDTDALVSAIRSNSIAGAGLDVTDPEPLPADHPLWSFENVTITPHNAGHSPKHWARLADIVAGNVERLDAGATAEQLENLVQAPE, encoded by the coding sequence ATGAGCGCAATCGACGTCCTCGTGCTCCGTCAGGAGACCCACGGACTGCCAGTGAGCGACTACGCGGCGGACCTCCGCGAGCGACTGCCCGACGCGACTGTGGAGGTCGCTCGGACGCCGAAAGAGGAACGCGACCTGGTCCCGGAGGCACGAGTGATCACGTCCGTCGAGTTCGACACCGAGTTGCTCGACCGCGCGGAGAACCTCGAGCTGTTCGCGGGCGTCGCGGCCGGCTACGAGCATCTCCCGCTCGACGCGCTGGCGGCGAACGGGGTCGCCGTGACCAACGCCTCGGGCATCCACGCCCCCAACATCGCCGAACAGGTCATGGGCTACGTCCTCCAGCACACCCGCAATCTCGACGTCGGGCGCCACCGCCAGGAACGGCGGGAGTGGCGCCACTTCCAGTCGGACGAGCTGATGGGGAGCACGGTCACGATCGTCGGTCTCGGTGCGATCGGCGAGGCCATCGCCGAGCGCGTCCAGGCGTTCGGCGTGGACACCATCGGCGTCCGCTACACCCCCGAGAAGGGCGGGCCGACCGACGAGGTCATCGGCTTCGACGACGAGGCGTTCCACGCCGCGCTGGCCGAGACCGACCACCTGCTGATCGCCTCGCCACTGACCGAGACGACGAGAGGGCTCGTCGACGCGGAGGCGTTCAAGACGCTGCCGCCCCACGCGTACCTGGTCAACGTCGGCCGCGGCCCCATCGTCGACACCGACGCGCTCGTCTCGGCGATCCGTTCGAACTCGATCGCCGGGGCCGGCCTCGACGTCACCGATCCCGAACCGCTTCCCGCCGACCACCCGCTCTGGTCCTTCGAGAACGTCACCATCACCCCCCACAACGCCGGCCACAGCCCCAAACACTGGGCACGCCTCGCCGACATCGTCGCGGGCAACGTGGAGCGACTCGACGCCGGCGCGACTGCCGAGCAACTCGAGAACCTGGTTCAGGCGCCGGAGTGA
- a CDS encoding Leu/Phe/Val dehydrogenase translates to MVTLQDQLAEYGHNEFKAFRDDEVGLKGFVGIHDTTLGPAAGGSRRYAFASEEEAVRDVLRLSRSMTYKYAISGINLGGAKAVIWVDDPDHCTEELYRSYGRIVDSFGGRWITGADVGTDDRELRWINMETDYVVGLPEQFDHPEGFHGGGLGVVRAMEACCDLAYEDRDLSDCHVAVQGVGEMGMALVQYLAERGTQITVADVSEAATDRAEDEFGATTVSTDAIFDVDCDVLAPCALGGALNDDTIPRLECDVVCGAANNQLEDEDEHGTMLHEAGILYAPDYLANSGRTIDDTDLLRKGGYNHTRSRAMIDEIYDRMVVIGERAEREGRPTYAIANEIARERIEDVDSARKKVTERRQPQW, encoded by the coding sequence ATGGTCACTCTACAAGACCAGCTGGCCGAATACGGCCACAACGAGTTCAAGGCGTTCCGGGACGACGAGGTCGGGCTGAAGGGGTTCGTCGGCATCCACGACACCACGCTCGGCCCGGCGGCCGGGGGATCGCGGCGCTACGCGTTCGCGTCGGAGGAGGAAGCCGTTCGCGACGTCCTCAGACTCTCGCGGTCGATGACCTACAAGTACGCCATCTCGGGGATCAACCTCGGGGGCGCGAAGGCGGTCATCTGGGTCGACGACCCCGACCACTGTACCGAGGAGCTCTACCGGAGCTACGGGCGCATCGTCGACTCCTTCGGCGGCCGGTGGATCACCGGGGCCGACGTGGGCACGGACGACCGCGAACTCCGGTGGATAAACATGGAGACGGACTACGTCGTGGGACTCCCCGAGCAGTTCGACCACCCCGAGGGGTTCCACGGCGGCGGCCTCGGTGTCGTCCGCGCGATGGAGGCCTGTTGTGACCTGGCCTACGAGGACCGCGACCTCTCGGACTGTCACGTCGCCGTCCAGGGCGTCGGTGAGATGGGGATGGCGCTCGTCCAGTACCTCGCAGAGCGCGGGACACAGATCACGGTCGCCGACGTGAGCGAGGCCGCGACCGACCGCGCCGAAGACGAGTTCGGCGCCACCACCGTCTCGACGGATGCGATATTCGACGTCGACTGCGACGTGCTCGCCCCCTGTGCGCTCGGGGGCGCCCTGAACGACGATACGATCCCGCGCCTCGAGTGTGACGTCGTCTGTGGCGCCGCGAACAACCAGCTCGAGGACGAGGACGAGCACGGGACCATGCTCCACGAGGCGGGGATCCTCTACGCGCCGGACTACCTCGCCAACTCCGGCCGCACCATCGACGACACCGACCTGCTCCGGAAGGGCGGGTACAACCACACGAGGTCCCGGGCGATGATCGACGAGATATACGACCGGATGGTCGTCATCGGCGAGCGGGCCGAGCGGGAGGGGCGCCCCACCTACGCCATCGCCAACGAGATCGCCCGCGAGCGAATCGAGGACGTCGACTCGGCCCGGAAGAAGGTCACAGAACGCCGCCAACCGCAGTGGTGA
- a CDS encoding iron-containing alcohol dehydrogenase — translation MSHSSPADGTRVVVSPGKTVLGVGAVEETGAYADLYGTKALVVASEVIFDIHGERVVEILEDAGVETATFTGVRPDPTVENVREAYEVWEEESCDVIVTLGGGSSIDTGKSVGILATNDGGIRQYGVDEAGYEGVPEPIPPLIAVNTTAGTGSETTRTAVLTDESTSTKFIIVSQNIVPDVAIEDPELTVSLPKSHTAFTGIDALTHAIEAFGSVKSYSVTDEFARDAMRRITNSLVPAWANGEDIAARTEMMIGQFKAGKAFGNSSVALVHGMARPLGAQLHIPHGLANGLILPYVVEFSQMTKPAKYAEVARILDAADEDEPDRVAARKAADGVEALCEDISLTGYLDDFGEVPSREEYLGLVPEMTQDAFDSGSPDNNPRKPTHDELEALFVRVYDDALAPDSRRRS, via the coding sequence ATGTCACACTCGAGTCCAGCCGATGGCACTCGCGTCGTCGTCTCGCCCGGGAAGACGGTCCTCGGCGTCGGCGCGGTCGAGGAAACCGGAGCGTACGCGGACCTCTACGGCACGAAAGCACTGGTCGTCGCCAGCGAAGTCATCTTCGACATCCACGGGGAGCGGGTGGTCGAGATTCTCGAGGACGCGGGCGTCGAAACCGCCACGTTCACCGGGGTTCGCCCGGACCCGACGGTCGAGAACGTCAGGGAAGCCTACGAGGTGTGGGAGGAGGAGTCCTGTGACGTCATCGTCACCCTCGGCGGCGGGTCGTCCATCGACACGGGCAAGTCGGTCGGCATCCTCGCGACGAACGACGGCGGCATCCGACAGTACGGTGTCGACGAGGCGGGCTACGAGGGCGTTCCCGAACCCATCCCGCCGCTCATCGCCGTCAACACGACCGCGGGGACGGGCAGCGAGACCACCCGGACGGCCGTGCTGACCGACGAGTCCACGTCGACGAAGTTCATCATCGTGTCACAGAACATCGTCCCCGACGTGGCCATCGAGGACCCGGAACTCACCGTCTCGCTCCCGAAGAGTCACACCGCATTCACGGGGATCGACGCGCTGACCCACGCCATCGAGGCGTTCGGGTCGGTCAAGTCCTACAGCGTCACCGACGAGTTCGCCCGCGACGCGATGCGTCGGATCACGAACTCGCTCGTCCCGGCGTGGGCGAACGGCGAGGACATAGCGGCGCGCACCGAGATGATGATCGGCCAGTTCAAGGCCGGCAAGGCGTTCGGGAACTCCTCGGTCGCCCTGGTCCACGGGATGGCCCGCCCGCTCGGCGCGCAACTGCACATCCCGCACGGCCTCGCGAACGGGCTCATCCTCCCGTACGTCGTCGAGTTCTCACAGATGACGAAACCCGCGAAGTACGCCGAGGTGGCACGGATCCTCGACGCCGCCGACGAGGACGAACCCGACCGGGTCGCCGCGCGGAAGGCCGCCGACGGCGTCGAGGCACTGTGCGAGGACATCTCGCTGACGGGCTACCTCGACGACTTCGGCGAGGTGCCGTCCCGGGAAGAATATCTCGGCCTGGTACCGGAGATGACCCAGGACGCCTTCGACTCGGGATCGCCGGACAACAACCCGCGGAAACCGACCCACGACGAACTGGAAGCCCTGTTCGTGCGGGTGTACGACGACGCCCTCGCACCGGACAGCAGGCGCCGGTCCTGA
- a CDS encoding aldo/keto reductase, with product MATDFQRIGLGTYSEANREQWVEHVSRALEAGYRHIDTAEVYGNETYVGEGIRRADVPREDVFLATKTVHEVKPGPEREDVIEGVRGSLDRLGTDYLDLLYVHWPADLYDPETTLGAFNELYDAGTIRHAGVCNFEPDQLERAREVLDPPLFANQVEMHPLLQQADLLADAQAHDYWLVAFCPLAQGAVFDVPEVREVADRHGVSPARVSLAWLLSKDNVAVIPKASSPDHLRDNLAAADLGLDDADLARIDSIDRERRIIDREYAPWNR from the coding sequence ATGGCCACGGATTTCCAGCGGATCGGGCTCGGCACGTACTCCGAAGCGAACCGGGAGCAGTGGGTGGAGCACGTGTCCCGGGCGCTCGAGGCCGGCTACCGACACATCGACACCGCGGAGGTGTACGGGAACGAGACGTACGTCGGCGAGGGGATCCGACGTGCCGACGTCCCGCGCGAGGACGTCTTTCTCGCCACGAAGACGGTCCACGAGGTGAAGCCGGGGCCGGAACGCGAAGACGTCATCGAGGGCGTCCGGGGGAGTCTCGACCGGCTCGGGACCGACTACCTCGACCTGCTGTACGTCCACTGGCCGGCCGACCTCTACGACCCGGAGACGACGCTGGGGGCGTTCAACGAGCTCTACGACGCGGGGACCATCCGTCACGCCGGGGTGTGTAACTTCGAACCCGATCAGCTGGAACGCGCCCGCGAGGTGCTCGACCCGCCGCTGTTCGCCAACCAGGTCGAGATGCATCCGCTGCTCCAGCAGGCGGACCTCCTCGCGGACGCCCAGGCACACGACTACTGGCTCGTCGCGTTCTGTCCGCTCGCTCAGGGCGCGGTGTTCGACGTGCCCGAGGTCCGCGAGGTCGCCGACCGACACGGCGTCTCTCCGGCCCGGGTGAGTCTCGCGTGGCTCTTATCGAAGGACAACGTCGCGGTCATCCCGAAGGCGTCCAGTCCCGACCACCTCCGTGACAACCTCGCCGCGGCGGACCTCGGCCTGGACGACGCCGACCTCGCTCGCATCGACTCGATCGACCGCGAACGACGGATCATCGACCGGGAGTACGCGCCCTGGAACCGCTGA
- a CDS encoding fumarylacetoacetate hydrolase family protein, which produces MRYLARTTDGTPMLGDDRGYVPLEAAVPGAESIRDVLPTAPDTLPDPGTAPARRVPAAHLTVGAPLADPGKLFGIGLNYADHAADLDEDAPSEPASFFKPATAATGPGGPIRLPPADISDRVTAEAELAVVIGRTCRDVDESAADEVIAGYLPVIDVTAEDVLRRNPRFLTRAKSFDTFLVLGPHIAVPDPGTDLSDVEVRTVVNDEPRARNVVANMHVPPRELVAFHSRVMTLEPGDVISTGTPGAHVVRPGDHVRAEVDRFGSVDASVVR; this is translated from the coding sequence ATGCGCTACCTCGCACGCACCACCGACGGCACCCCCATGCTCGGCGACGACCGGGGGTACGTTCCGCTCGAGGCGGCCGTTCCCGGTGCCGAGTCGATCCGGGACGTCCTCCCGACGGCACCGGACACGCTCCCCGACCCGGGGACGGCGCCCGCCCGGCGCGTTCCGGCGGCGCACCTGACCGTCGGGGCGCCACTGGCCGACCCGGGGAAGCTGTTCGGAATCGGTCTCAACTACGCCGACCACGCCGCCGACCTCGACGAGGACGCCCCGTCGGAGCCCGCGAGTTTCTTCAAGCCGGCGACGGCCGCGACGGGTCCCGGCGGACCGATACGTCTCCCGCCGGCCGACATCTCCGACCGCGTGACCGCGGAGGCCGAACTGGCGGTCGTCATCGGCCGGACCTGTCGGGACGTCGACGAATCGGCGGCCGACGAGGTGATCGCCGGGTATCTCCCGGTCATCGACGTGACCGCCGAGGACGTGCTCCGCCGGAATCCGCGCTTTCTCACCAGGGCGAAAAGCTTCGATACCTTCCTCGTCCTCGGCCCGCACATCGCGGTTCCGGACCCGGGGACGGACCTCTCGGACGTCGAGGTCCGGACCGTCGTGAACGACGAACCCCGCGCCCGAAACGTCGTCGCGAACATGCACGTCCCGCCGCGCGAACTGGTCGCCTTCCACTCGCGCGTGATGACGCTCGAACCCGGTGACGTCATCAGCACCGGGACGCCCGGCGCACACGTCGTCCGTCCCGGCGATCACGTCCGTGCCGAGGTGGACCGGTTCGGGTCGGTGGACGCGTCGGTCGTTCGCTGA